A section of the Cottoperca gobio chromosome 17, fCotGob3.1, whole genome shotgun sequence genome encodes:
- the rpl5a gene encoding 60S ribosomal protein L5a isoform X1, whose protein sequence is MGFVKVMKNKSYFRRYQVKFRRRREGKTDFFARKRLVVQDKNKYNTPKYRMIVRFSNRDICCQIAYAKIEGDQIVCASYSHELPKYGITVGLTNYAAAYCTGLLLARRLLHKFGMDQVYEGQVEVTGDEFNVESIDGQPGAFTCYLDAGLARTTTGNKVFGALKGAVDGGLAIPHSLKRFPGYDTESKEFNAEVHRKHIMGMNVANYMSYLMEEDEDAYKKQFSRFIKNGVAPDAVEEMYKKAHTTIRANPTHEKKPTKDIKKKRWNRAKLSLAQRKDRVAQKKASFLRAQEQEEGDG, encoded by the exons ATG GGTTTCGTCAAAGTGATGAAGAACAAGTCCTACTTCAGGAGGTATCAAGTCAAATTCAGGAGAAGGAGAG AGGGGAAAACGGACTTCTTCGCCCGTAAGCGCCTCGTTGTGCAGGATAAGAACAAGTACAACACGCCCAAATACAGAATGATCGTCAGGTTCTCCAACAGGGACATCTGCTGCCAG ATTGCTTATGCGAAGATCGAAGGAGACCAGATTGTGTGTGCTTCTTACTCTCACGAGCTGCCCAAATATGGCATCACTGTAGGCCTTACCAACTACGCTGCGGCCTACTGCAccgggctgctgctggctcgcAGG CTGCTACACAAGTTTGGCATGGACCAGGTGTACGAGGGCCAGGTGGAGGTGACTGGAGATGAGTTCAATGTAGAGAGCATTGACGGACAGCCAGGTGCCTTCACTTGTTACCTGGATGCAGGCCTGGCCAGAACCACTACAGGGAACAAGGTGTTCGGTGCACTGAAGGGGGCAGTCGACGGGGGGCTGGCCATTCCTCACAG TCTAAAACGTTTCCCTGGTTACGACACGGAGAGTAAGGAGTTTAACGCAGAGGTGCATCGGAAACACATTATGGGCATGAACGTGGCCAACTACATGTCTTACCTgatggaggaggacgaggacgcCTACAAGAAACAGTTCTCTCGCTTCATCAAGAACGGAGTCGCGCCAGATGCG gttgaagaaatgtacaaaaaagcACACACCACCATCAGAGCAAACCCCACCCACGAAAAGAAACCCACAAAAGACATCAAGAAGAAGAG GTGGAATCGCGCCAAGTTATCTCTGGCACAGAGGAAGGACCGCGTCGCCCAGAAAAAGGCCAGCTTCTTACGAgcacaagaacaagaagaagggGACGGTTAG
- the rpl5a gene encoding 60S ribosomal protein L5a isoform X2, giving the protein MKNKSYFRRYQVKFRRRREGKTDFFARKRLVVQDKNKYNTPKYRMIVRFSNRDICCQIAYAKIEGDQIVCASYSHELPKYGITVGLTNYAAAYCTGLLLARRLLHKFGMDQVYEGQVEVTGDEFNVESIDGQPGAFTCYLDAGLARTTTGNKVFGALKGAVDGGLAIPHSLKRFPGYDTESKEFNAEVHRKHIMGMNVANYMSYLMEEDEDAYKKQFSRFIKNGVAPDAVEEMYKKAHTTIRANPTHEKKPTKDIKKKRWNRAKLSLAQRKDRVAQKKASFLRAQEQEEGDG; this is encoded by the exons ATGAAGAACAAGTCCTACTTCAGGAGGTATCAAGTCAAATTCAGGAGAAGGAGAG AGGGGAAAACGGACTTCTTCGCCCGTAAGCGCCTCGTTGTGCAGGATAAGAACAAGTACAACACGCCCAAATACAGAATGATCGTCAGGTTCTCCAACAGGGACATCTGCTGCCAG ATTGCTTATGCGAAGATCGAAGGAGACCAGATTGTGTGTGCTTCTTACTCTCACGAGCTGCCCAAATATGGCATCACTGTAGGCCTTACCAACTACGCTGCGGCCTACTGCAccgggctgctgctggctcgcAGG CTGCTACACAAGTTTGGCATGGACCAGGTGTACGAGGGCCAGGTGGAGGTGACTGGAGATGAGTTCAATGTAGAGAGCATTGACGGACAGCCAGGTGCCTTCACTTGTTACCTGGATGCAGGCCTGGCCAGAACCACTACAGGGAACAAGGTGTTCGGTGCACTGAAGGGGGCAGTCGACGGGGGGCTGGCCATTCCTCACAG TCTAAAACGTTTCCCTGGTTACGACACGGAGAGTAAGGAGTTTAACGCAGAGGTGCATCGGAAACACATTATGGGCATGAACGTGGCCAACTACATGTCTTACCTgatggaggaggacgaggacgcCTACAAGAAACAGTTCTCTCGCTTCATCAAGAACGGAGTCGCGCCAGATGCG gttgaagaaatgtacaaaaaagcACACACCACCATCAGAGCAAACCCCACCCACGAAAAGAAACCCACAAAAGACATCAAGAAGAAGAG GTGGAATCGCGCCAAGTTATCTCTGGCACAGAGGAAGGACCGCGTCGCCCAGAAAAAGGCCAGCTTCTTACGAgcacaagaacaagaagaagggGACGGTTAG
- the dipk1aa gene encoding divergent protein kinase domain 1A, whose product MAKGLFPRAWVKKSFYFQARISFVRVKYLFLTWLTVLVGSWVLYVQYSAYTELCRGHECKNAICDKYRKGIIDGSACSSLCDKDTLYMSRCLSTLPNNQVYTGSWGDHDGIIRCKLGEVVHYELGEEPEPRREAPVFDKPTRGTSVEKFREMVFNHLKSKLGEQANLAGLVSQILSVADGNKDGRVSLPEARSTWALLQMDEVLLGLLLQDRGHTPRLLGFCGDLYMTERVPYGPLYGLSLPWPLVSWVPSGVQRTIDQWFTPSWPRKAKISMGLLELVEDIFHGTYGSFLICDLAAAHFGYTDRHELRLINTRTVVPEDEFRRTMRVLKCETDADCVYGVDCQTSCDVSEKRCREDPVQPNLAKACSALKDYLLRGAPSALREELERQLYTCMALKGNAGQMNMEHSLILNNLKALLWRQISHTKDS is encoded by the exons ATGGCGAAGGGTCTGTTTCCACGGGCCTGGGTGAAAAAGTCTTTCTACTTCCAG GCTCGGATCTCCTTTGTGCGGGTGAAGTACCTGTTCCTTACATGGCTGACTGTGCTGGTGGGGAGCTGGGTGCTCTATGTGCAATACTCCGCCTACACAGAGCTGTGCAGAGGACACGAGTGCAAGAACGCCATC TGTGATAAATACAGGAAGGGAATCATCGATGGCTCTGCCTGCAGCAGCCTGTGTGACAAAGACACACTCTACATGAGCAGGTGTCTGTCAACGCTGCCAAATAACCAG GTGTACACAGGAAGCTGGGGAGACCACGATGGAATCATCCGCTGTAAGCTGGGGGAGGTTGTGCACTACGAGCTGGGCGAGGAGCCGGAGCCACGGAGAGAAGCCCCCGTGTTCGACAAGCCCACCAGAGGAACTTCAGTGGAGAAGTTCAGAGAGATGGTCTTTAATCACCTCAAG TCCAAGCTTGGAGAGCAGGCTAACCTCGCCGGCCTCGTCAGCCAGATCCTCTCTGTCGCCGATGGCAACAAAGATGGACGGGTGTCACTGCCAGAAGCCCGCTCGACATGGGCCCTCCTGCAGATGGATGAG gTGCTGCTGGGTCTGCTGCTCCAGGATCGTGGACACACTCCTCGCCTCCTGGGCTTCTGCGGGGACCTGTACATGACGGAGCGAGTCCCCTACGGGCCCCTGTATGGTTTGTCTCTCCCCTGGCCGCTGGTGTCCTGGGTGCCCAGCGGCGTGCAGCGCACTATAGACCAGTGGTTCACCCCCTCATGGCCTCGCAAAGCTAAGATCTCCATGGGCCTCCTGGAGCTGGTAGAGGACATCTTCCACGGCACCTACGGCAGCTTTCTCATCTGCGACCTCGCTGCGGCGCACTTTGGCTACACCGACCGTCATGAGCTCCGTCTGATTAACACCCGAACGGTGGTGCCTGAAGACGAGTTCAGACGCACCATGCGGGTCCTGAAGTGTGAGACGGATGCTGACTGTGTGTACGGGGTGGACTGCCAGACGTCATGTGACGTGTCAGAGAAACGCTGCAGGGAGGATCCAGTTCAGCCAAACTTGGCGAAGGCCTGCAGTGCACTGAAGGACTACCTCCTGCGTGGGGCGCCCTCCGCGCTGAGGGAGGAGCTCGAGAGGCAGTTGTACACGTGCATGGCTCTCAAGGGTAATGCTGGACAGATGAACATGGAGCACTCACTTATTCTCAACAACCTGAAAGCTCTGTTGTGGAGACAGATCTCACACACTAAGGACTCGTGA
- the mtf2 gene encoding metal-response element-binding transcription factor 2 isoform X2: MRDSGVVDHLSVHHRAVPQRQQQAVSLSPTSLSAQGEYGEDGMSDRFTEGQDVLARWSDGLFYLGTITKINRDKQRCFVVFEDRSKSWVLWKDIQTGDEDDADDEEDDIVCSICQDETSDEPNEIVICDKCGQGYHQLCHSPIIDASVIDSDDKWLCSECELTSLPKRGGAHMRAASAPGFLQQEQHVGLHLSLPYALEELVWDQGHKTNIQQCYCYCGDPGDWYLKMLQCNGCQQWFHDACLHCLQMPMLYGDRFYLFICSVCNGGPEYLSRLPLRWEDVTHLSLYNLSVIHKKKYFDSEMHLMSYINDNWEQLQLGELANTPRSERYESVLEALNNNRNMFMSGKEVKKKKHLFGLRIRFPPVPPNSDEPGSRVMERASHEITIKGCKSTKALSGMRACSTLANGTEKKKKKRRKEGPQRSELLPQEVQKPLRLEPHTLDHLTSIKSEQSLPSSRTSDVESIGALSTTETTSTSISRQSSLCSSSKMRSTACIMPVSAPPLKRKRGRPRRTLQPPNSEIPPPSHGDSNPSPTEMLSPLPGLHSTNIVHGMDPNSQLSHLKSSISTYFGAAGRLACGEKYKVLARRVTLDGKVQYLVEWEGVTAS; encoded by the exons ATGAG AGACTCAGGGGTTGTGGATCACCTGTCTGTCCATCACAGAGCTGTCCCccagcggcagcagcaggctGTGTCCTTGTCCCCCACCAGCCTTTCTGCTCAGGGAGAGTATGGAGAGGACGGCATGTCTGACAGGTTCACAGAGGGACAGGACGTCTTGGCCCGGTGGTCAGATGGCTTGTTCTACTTGGGGACAATCACCAAG atAAATCGGGACAAGCAGCGATGCTTTGTGGTTTTTGAGGATCGGTCAAAGTCTTGGGTTCTGTGGAAAGATATTCAGACAG GGGATGAAGACGATgcggatgatgaggaggatgacaTTGTGTGCTCAATATGTCAGGATGAAACTTCAGATGAACCCAATGAAATTGTCATTTGTGACAAGTGTGGTCAAG GCTACCATCAGCTGTGCCACTCCCCCATCATCGATGCCTCTGTCATTGACTCGGATGACAAGTGGCTCTGCTCCGAGTGTGAGCTCACGTCTTTACCTAAG AGGGGGGGTGCACACATGAGGGCAGCGTCTGCTCCAGGTTTtctgcagcaggagcagcatgTGGGGCTACACCTGTCCCTCCCGTACGCTCTGGAGGAGCTGGTTTGGGACCAGGGCCACAAGACTAACATCCAGCAGTGCTACTGCTACTGTGGAGATCCAGGAGA TTGGTACCTGAAGATGCTGCAGTGTAACGGGTGTCAGCAGTGGTTCCATGATGCGTGTCTCCATTGCTTACAGATGCCTATGCTCTATGGAGATAG gttttatttgtttatttgttccgTTTGCAATGGTGGACCAGAGTACCTCAGCCGTTTGCCTCTCAGATG GGAGGATGTCACACACCTGAGCCTGTACAACTTGAGCGTGATCCACAAGAAGAAGTACTTTGACTCTGAGATGCACCTGATGAGTTACATCAATGATAACtgggagcagctgcagctgggGGAG CTCGCCAACACTCCCAGATCAGAGCGATATGAAAGTGTTCTGGAGGCattaaacaacaacagaaacat GTTCATGTCTGGCAAGGaggtaaagaaaaagaagcacttGTTTGGGCTGAGGATTCGTTTCCCTCCTGTTCCCCCCAACTCTGATGAGCCAGGCAGCAGAGTGATGGAGAGGGCTTCACATGAGATCACCATCAAGGGATGCAAGTCCACCAAGGCCCTATCTGGCATGAG AGCTTGCAGTACTTTAGCCAATggcacagagaaaaagaagaagaagaggagaaaggaaggacCACAACGCAGTGAACTCTTACCCCAG gaagtacaaaagCCTCTACGACTCGAGCCCCACACATTGGATCACTTGACCTCTATCAA GAGTGAGCAGTCTCTGCCGTCTTCCAGAACCTCAGATGTGGAATCCATAGGAGCCCTGAGCACCACAGAAACTACCTCAACTAGCATTTCAAGACAGTCCAG CCTCTGTAGCTCTAGCAAGATGCGCTCGACCGCCTGCATCATGCCTGTTTCCGCCCCACCCTTAAAAAGGAAACGTGGGCGGCCACGACGAACCCTGCAGCCACCAAACTCAGAGATCCCCCCTCCGAGCCATGGAGACTCAAACCCCTCGCCTACGGAGATGTTGAGCCCACTGCCAGGGCTTCACTCCACGAACATAGTGCACGGCATGGACCCCAACAGTCAGCTCTCCCACCTCAAGAGCTCCATCAGCACCTATTTTGGAGCAGCAGGGCGGCTGGCTTGCGGGGAAAAGTACAAAGTCCTGGCACGACGGGTCACCCTTGACGGAAAGGTGCAGTACCTAGTGGAGTGGGAAGGAGTCACCGCCTCCTAG
- the mtf2 gene encoding metal-response element-binding transcription factor 2 isoform X1: MASSISTGNCIMQRLTYPLEKPDSGVVDHLSVHHRAVPQRQQQAVSLSPTSLSAQGEYGEDGMSDRFTEGQDVLARWSDGLFYLGTITKINRDKQRCFVVFEDRSKSWVLWKDIQTGDEDDADDEEDDIVCSICQDETSDEPNEIVICDKCGQGYHQLCHSPIIDASVIDSDDKWLCSECELTSLPKRGGAHMRAASAPGFLQQEQHVGLHLSLPYALEELVWDQGHKTNIQQCYCYCGDPGDWYLKMLQCNGCQQWFHDACLHCLQMPMLYGDRFYLFICSVCNGGPEYLSRLPLRWEDVTHLSLYNLSVIHKKKYFDSEMHLMSYINDNWEQLQLGELANTPRSERYESVLEALNNNRNMFMSGKEVKKKKHLFGLRIRFPPVPPNSDEPGSRVMERASHEITIKGCKSTKALSGMRACSTLANGTEKKKKKRRKEGPQRSELLPQEVQKPLRLEPHTLDHLTSIKSEQSLPSSRTSDVESIGALSTTETTSTSISRQSSLCSSSKMRSTACIMPVSAPPLKRKRGRPRRTLQPPNSEIPPPSHGDSNPSPTEMLSPLPGLHSTNIVHGMDPNSQLSHLKSSISTYFGAAGRLACGEKYKVLARRVTLDGKVQYLVEWEGVTAS, translated from the exons ATGGCCAGCAGCATATCGACTGGGAATTGCATAATGCAGAGATTGACATATCCACTGGAGAAACC AGACTCAGGGGTTGTGGATCACCTGTCTGTCCATCACAGAGCTGTCCCccagcggcagcagcaggctGTGTCCTTGTCCCCCACCAGCCTTTCTGCTCAGGGAGAGTATGGAGAGGACGGCATGTCTGACAGGTTCACAGAGGGACAGGACGTCTTGGCCCGGTGGTCAGATGGCTTGTTCTACTTGGGGACAATCACCAAG atAAATCGGGACAAGCAGCGATGCTTTGTGGTTTTTGAGGATCGGTCAAAGTCTTGGGTTCTGTGGAAAGATATTCAGACAG GGGATGAAGACGATgcggatgatgaggaggatgacaTTGTGTGCTCAATATGTCAGGATGAAACTTCAGATGAACCCAATGAAATTGTCATTTGTGACAAGTGTGGTCAAG GCTACCATCAGCTGTGCCACTCCCCCATCATCGATGCCTCTGTCATTGACTCGGATGACAAGTGGCTCTGCTCCGAGTGTGAGCTCACGTCTTTACCTAAG AGGGGGGGTGCACACATGAGGGCAGCGTCTGCTCCAGGTTTtctgcagcaggagcagcatgTGGGGCTACACCTGTCCCTCCCGTACGCTCTGGAGGAGCTGGTTTGGGACCAGGGCCACAAGACTAACATCCAGCAGTGCTACTGCTACTGTGGAGATCCAGGAGA TTGGTACCTGAAGATGCTGCAGTGTAACGGGTGTCAGCAGTGGTTCCATGATGCGTGTCTCCATTGCTTACAGATGCCTATGCTCTATGGAGATAG gttttatttgtttatttgttccgTTTGCAATGGTGGACCAGAGTACCTCAGCCGTTTGCCTCTCAGATG GGAGGATGTCACACACCTGAGCCTGTACAACTTGAGCGTGATCCACAAGAAGAAGTACTTTGACTCTGAGATGCACCTGATGAGTTACATCAATGATAACtgggagcagctgcagctgggGGAG CTCGCCAACACTCCCAGATCAGAGCGATATGAAAGTGTTCTGGAGGCattaaacaacaacagaaacat GTTCATGTCTGGCAAGGaggtaaagaaaaagaagcacttGTTTGGGCTGAGGATTCGTTTCCCTCCTGTTCCCCCCAACTCTGATGAGCCAGGCAGCAGAGTGATGGAGAGGGCTTCACATGAGATCACCATCAAGGGATGCAAGTCCACCAAGGCCCTATCTGGCATGAG AGCTTGCAGTACTTTAGCCAATggcacagagaaaaagaagaagaagaggagaaaggaaggacCACAACGCAGTGAACTCTTACCCCAG gaagtacaaaagCCTCTACGACTCGAGCCCCACACATTGGATCACTTGACCTCTATCAA GAGTGAGCAGTCTCTGCCGTCTTCCAGAACCTCAGATGTGGAATCCATAGGAGCCCTGAGCACCACAGAAACTACCTCAACTAGCATTTCAAGACAGTCCAG CCTCTGTAGCTCTAGCAAGATGCGCTCGACCGCCTGCATCATGCCTGTTTCCGCCCCACCCTTAAAAAGGAAACGTGGGCGGCCACGACGAACCCTGCAGCCACCAAACTCAGAGATCCCCCCTCCGAGCCATGGAGACTCAAACCCCTCGCCTACGGAGATGTTGAGCCCACTGCCAGGGCTTCACTCCACGAACATAGTGCACGGCATGGACCCCAACAGTCAGCTCTCCCACCTCAAGAGCTCCATCAGCACCTATTTTGGAGCAGCAGGGCGGCTGGCTTGCGGGGAAAAGTACAAAGTCCTGGCACGACGGGTCACCCTTGACGGAAAGGTGCAGTACCTAGTGGAGTGGGAAGGAGTCACCGCCTCCTAG